The genomic interval aggcactccactgagtgacactttcttggtctctgtcacccgatcgtgacagccttaaatatgtgcgcgatataaattgcataaaaaaaagtaaaaaaaaaaaaaaatacctgcgcttagaactgtacccacggaatacgcgcgatataagcctcatattgattgattgattgattattttcccgtgggtagcttccctttgctgcacaatatttacatgttttaaaccaatgagcgctggtatgcatattcggtgcggatgcatgagtttgacgccaagtggaagttagcggctcgcaaacgaagattcgtccaaatgatggttaataacaacctgcagcggacggaagctgaaaattaaaggtacatacagttcaaacaatcattcaactgtatttatttgaccttacacagactgtaggaagaggcaaaccgtcttgaacaatatttttccccaggaagcgactccaagaacacagaagactcgaaggtgagtgacgtaccttgtagtctttctgtgatagtagtagtccagtggacgataccttccgcctgtggtctgtggtagaaactttaacatttgacggTGTTtaaccgaaatactcatttgacctggttatttttcaagcaccatcttcaaaatattgaagcaatgatcaacattgtgtcggcatgtgtgtagttaaagcgtgtatccaaagaaaacgggtggtggtggggggggtggtggtgggggtttgaaggggtacaagcagttgactggtgtgtgtcgtgtgtggtatgtagaccaggtcatgtgtcaagaccaggtcaggggtcgcacgaaggattgtggtatacatAGATTAACTTCTCAagttctcacctctgcattcgccgattcggggaagacgatttcatgttgttcggtttctaagctccagaaaagtaaataaagaagataccaaagggagatttcctacaatttgttatgcacagcgtttttccaatgttcacgcgaggaagagctgtcgaaagcgcagtgtcgatctggcagccgtatcccggtaagtacagagacagatctagtgtctcccactctgataactgACGTGTCACCTACTAttcacaggcactcgtcacgaggtgggcgtgACCTATGTCTTGGCTGTCACCTCTTGATGGACGGGGGGTCTTTTCTTATAAGTAGTAtcttgagagcgcacaggccccgcccactttgatcccgacccgctcgtgacgagtgcctgtgctactattaatccgttttgttttaatttctttttatttcagcagacacggatgtcaaacacagtgctaggcagtcacctctagtgaaatgagttgatctaaagtgcctgtaatgtttggatgtctttgttcgtggttcgatttatgtgaatttcaagacttgcagtagagtctcaagttaagtttactctgcccgaaaaaaactgtccaccatttacttgaacatgcagttATAAGGAaacagaatgaatctgttctcaaagtcaaaatgatcacgattttatcctcagattcaaaacatgcactgtcatggttttgtctgtacaatttagtaagtcttaccttgcaacaacttccttgaaccacaggcggaaggtatcgtccactggacaactactatcacagaaagactacaaggtctgtcactcaccttctagtcttctgtgttcttggagtcgcttcctggagaaaaatattgttcaagacggtttgcctcttcctacagtctgtgtgaggtcaaataaatacagttgaatgattgtttgaactattatgtgcctttagttttcagcttccgtccgctgcaggttgttattatccatcatttggacgaatcttcgttcgcgagccgctaatccacttgggggacaaatcatgtatccgcaccgaatatgcataccagcgctcattggttaataacaggatattcgatgattattttcccgtgagtagcttccctttgctgcacaacatttacatatgttttaggcCAATGAGCGCTGgaatgcatattcggtgcggatacatgatttgtccctcaagtggattagcggctcgcgaacgaagattcgtccaaatgatggataataacaacctgcagcggacggaagctgaaaactaaaggcacataatagttcaaacattacaatcattcaactgtatttatttgacctttcacaggaggttaacctacaacaagatcgacgctatgtcagatatgcctcagccacatgaagacttccgaatttagatccactcggcatggtgacaagtcttgatgaaaagtataggactgaggacagcagtggaaaaagtggccacatggcaggtacctattgcttagtgttTGCAGTGCAAAAGAGAGATAAGATGATGGTAGATtttgcaaatgaacacagtgcCCTCTAtactgctgatttacgacgggcaagcaacaattatgctgatgcagtttaaatgtgtgtctgtgtgtacgtgcgtgcttgtgcggTTTTGTCAcggtatgtttttgtgtgtgtgtgtgtgtgtgtgtgtgtgtgtgtgtgtgtgtgtgtgtgtgtgtgtgtgtgtgtgtgtgtgtgcgtgcgtgcgtgtgtgtgtgtatgtgtgtgtgtgtgtgcgtgtgtgtgttcgtgagtgagtgtatgtgtgtgtgtgtgtgtgaggattgcacaagatctccttcaaggacaactgcaccaacaacaaatacacagtcattttatctgtttgccttcttttgaaaattatacatggagttgatattaataatgcgttagttttaactgtgtgtgtgtgtgtgtgtgtgcgtgtgtgtgtgtgtgtgtgtgtgtgtgtgtgtgtgtgtttgtgtgtgtctatgtctgtgttacggagtgagtgagtttgtgttactgtttgttgatttcttacgggagccttgaaggcttcgcctcttgtttattggtgttttaccagtcatgtttaccaaggcttgtcaagattagcacaagattggaagagttttactttcaagaaattaaagttaaaggtttgaaCAAGTTTCAGAGAACTGGTGTCTGATGTAGTTAAATGAGCAAAGCTGATTGTTTCAGTTGCGGTAAGCAACATATAATCCAGGGGCGGGTTAGGGTGGTTGTTACGGGGgttctggaccccccccccccccgaaaaaaaaattgcCATTATTGTAATTTTAATACTaacgttaaaagaaataatgagtggctgctgacaccagttgatcatgttcaaaatcaaggataagcctcaaattgtttataaaatagctaaaattcttctgcttcaggggggctttgccccccagacccccaacgggaccctggaccccaggttgtaccctcccccctctgtcttAACTGTTCTGCCCCTGTAATCTAGCTGTGTTCCTAAGAtaatgattgtatgtattggtgttcccctcttgagtcttgtgcttcaatgttgcggtgactttgtATGAGCCAAAATAATGGCCGAAAATGTTCCAAGATGtcctaaagctttctgacagtttcggccaaatgtcccaacatgaacatgtctagcaacacccctgTATTGATGTTCGTGAGTCCTTGCGTAAAGCACACAGAAGGCACAGCAGGTTCAAAATGACAGTTATTCCACCATagatccgggggggggggggggggggacggggcCCATACGCATGCGCGATCATGACGTAcatttatgacgtcatattcatGCGCGTGTACATAGTCTCGGCCATGTGCTCGCAGGCACAGTAATACATACTCTCGTACAAGTAATAAACCATTTCAATCAAACAAGCTAACCTACAGCAAACTCATTTCcagacaaaataaaacaatcaataaaatttaaaaaacgtcAAAAGTAGCTCATGTATGTTTCTTGATAGGTGCACACTGCATGCCTGCCCAGACGAGGATGCCAGAAGAATACGTGCTCTTCTTTCCTGCTATTCCTTTCTACAGTAGTGGGAAATACGATCACCAACTGGTGGTTTCCACGTCGTCAAACCACAACGCCACCGTAAACGCGTCATATTATCATTGGAACGGAAGCACTCTGAATTGTAAGCTTTCTCATTCGTTTACATTAAGCTTGTGGGatgaacagaaacaacaacgtcTGGCCTTTGAAAGACTTTGTACCAACAACAACCCAGAAGAAAATAATGGACCAACCAACCTTAGTCACATTGACGTTGCCTATCCTCAGACAGCTGCCCTCAAAGTGAGCTCGGACGACCGAATCAGTATTTACGGTTATCAGTACTTTAAAGGTGTCGGAGAACACATGGATGGTGTTTACGTCATGCCTACCAGTCAGTCAGGAGAACGTCACCTCGTCGTGACGCCACCAACGCGGACCACAGAATCACCCGTGCCACTGCAAGAGCAGAACATGAAGTTTGTTCACATCACGGCCTCCAAGGACAATACTACTGTGACCATCAAGCTGAAGGCAGGACAATGCGACAACGCCACTGTGCAAGACGACCAAGACCCAGGCGTACGTACGGTGAACGTGACACTACACGAGCTGCGCACTTGGACTTGTCATGACGACACGGACCTGACGGGTGTGGAGGTAGAGTCGGACAAACCCGTGGCGGTCAGCAGCGGGGTGGTGCGAGGCGCCTTAGAGGGGGGTTCATTATGCTGCGCTGACCACGTGTGGGCGCTGCTGCCCCCCATAGATAGCTGGGGGACAGAATACGTGACCTTTCCCAACGCCCCAGAGATCGCGTCCAACGTCACCGATGTCTACCACATTGTTGCCGCTGAGAAGAACACCACGGTGCGGGTCGACTGTAACTCTACCATCCGCTTCAAGAACGCCTTGGCCTGGGTCGCCCTCAACACCGACAACAGGTCTGAAGGGATCGTGTCCGACCCTGACCTTCACACCTTGGACACCGGCCGCTTCCATCACATCGTCAGCGACAAACCCATCATGGTGACCAAGACAGCGCGTCTCGAGCCGGCCGCTTGCATGGTGGCCTTGACCGATAGGCGTCGCTGGTCAACGATCTTGACCTTTCCGATGCCAAACGTTACACGCTGGTTTAAATCAGGCAACGGGTACATGTTCTTCATGACAGTCATGGCGGAGGCGTCACAAAAGGACAACATCAGAATCAACGGAGTAAAGCTCCAAGACAACTGGACAGAGGTAAGTGTCAGGGTTTGTGTTTCAAACCATATGTTTTTGTGCaatgtctttttttgttttggtgttttAATTCCAGCGAAGCTGGAAGGTATCCAACGTACACTATACTTAACTTTCAGAAAATTCATGTTCTTGCCGAGATACATATTAAGgaagcttttgttgttgttgccaaacTTAACTATGGCTACATATTGGGGTGGCaattcaccaaaaattgggaacaAACTAACTTGAACATAGTGGATTCGCCTAGAACGAATTTTGcttcctgtctgtctgaagATCAACGATGATCTGGTTGGGGCACAGCACGAACTAAATAGGACCGTGGATCTCTACCAGGTGACCTCTGAAAATGGCACGTCACGCATGGCTGCGTACGTCACAGCCAAAACATCAAACAATGCATTTTGTCTTGCTGTAGCAGGGAATGCACATCTGGTGAGTTCAATAACTTGACCCGAGTCAACAAGGAGAATGTCCATTCTCGCCTTTAGCCTTTGTTTTGGCAATTGAGTTAGTAGCCATTAAGATTAGGCAGAATAAGAATGTTAACGGTATTTCGAATTTGAATTGTTTAAATGATAGGTTTTGGGatgatatgttaaaaattgcttTGTATGCTGACGATGTAACGTTATTTTTGAAAAGCGAAACGGATTTAAAACATGCCTTATTGATTTTTGATTCTTTTTACTACGTTTCCGGATTAAAGTTGAATCTGTCAAAATGTGAAGCCATGTGGCTAGGAAGTCAAAAACATTGTCAAGACACCTTTTATGATTTCAATTGgaagaaaaaattaaagattttgggaatttatttttgtaatgacatATCAGCCTCTGACGTTGAGGAAAATTGGACAGAGCGAATTACGTCTGTTAAGCGCTTGATTGCGGCATGGGAGAAAAGAAATTTGAGTATCATGGGTAAAATTATTGTAATAAAAACGTTCTTGATCTcccaatttgtttattttatgcaggCATTTGTGATCCCTGATAAAGTATTAGCAGAAGTTAATAgactgttgtttagatttttgtggaaaaagaaagaaaataataaaaaggcatttgaaaaggttaaaaggataatattgtgtagtgatgtcgaaaatggtggtttaaatatgattgatttgaaacacatgcaggcatcatttttattacaatgggctGTCAGACTGACATCCCGCAAAGTCACGGATAAGTGGAAATgtgttccaaagtcagtgttttcaatgtacggctcaaattgtgaatgtttttattcaaatgttAATTTTCGGAGACTAAAGGGgagtgaacttgtcaaatccaaattctggaaaattgttttgaaaacctggcttgataacaacgtaggcttatgtattgataataatttatttaatccgcttttatggaataaccaatgttttgcttatgccggaaatgtactgtattttgaagattgggCGAGAAAGGGTCTTAATAGCGTACATGATGTTTTATACAGAAACGAATTTGTCTCCTAtcagttcatttgtgatgttttaggaaaatccccacggagaattttggaatataacATGGTTCGTGCTGTTGCTCTGAATGTAATGCACAAGACGATGcacggaaagaaagaaattgatttgatggatatccCCTTATATCGTGGTAAGAAAGTACATAGCGCACAACAGTTTAGAAAAGAATTAGTAAGTATGAAAGTTGTTGAACCTTGTGCAATTGGCTTTTGGAGgaggaaatttaattatgaaattgaTAAGAAAGATTGGCTGACTAGTTTTGAATCGGTTAAAGAAACAAGGTTGCGTGTattacaatggaaattacttcacaatatttatcccacaaacattatgttatgtaaaatgaaagttgtggagGACAATGTCTGTTCATATTGTAGCAATAGCGTTGAttatatagaacacttttttctcttttgcccagtggtgattgagttttggaaacagatagaattttatatttgggtacatatggataaacaaatagagttaacagtgcacgaaattatgtttggtgttaaaaatcgaaaaatgcaagcaaccctgttgaaagaattgaaccgtataattttggttgctaaaatgtgcataagtatttataaaaaaacaaaggcttcaattcctctctttgttttattcGAAAAGCAATTGCAGATCAGAAATGTAAAATTATGACTTTTATTCctcttttttatttcttttatttttctattcttatttcttttatttttttctccttctcttcTCATTTCTAGATACGGACCCAAAGTTACACCAAGATGTATATAGTGGATGTCatactgtgttttttgtgtgtgtataattataatgatatgcattttaaatacatatttcaacgggaaaaaaagaaaaaaagctatgGTCTAAGCAAATAGTAACACAATCTTGGGGCAACCAAGGAAAATTGTCTAAGGGTACAAGTAAGAAAAAAGtttttcattaattttgatactatatactttttgagtggtaaatgttgaaggatgaaagaaaatatattgtgagtggacggatgcatgttattcattaaaagccccacaatgatgtgcttggcaaaaaaaagaaaaaaaaaaaaaaaaaaaaaaaaaaaaaaaaaaaaaaaaaaaaacaaggagAATGAATTTGGGCAAAGAACGAACAAAGAGCAAAAACCCAAGTatgtgattgagtgtgtgtgtgtgtgtgtgtgtgtgtgtgtgtgtgtgtgtgtgtgtgtgtgcgcgcgcgcgcctgGCATACtaaacaatattatatgcatGTCAGTCTGTCAGTGCCGCATAACCTGAGTGTGATGCaatgtggtgccaaaagacaAATGTCTATCTTTTGCTTATGGTAAAAATGGACATCAGATGTTTCtcatctgatctgatctgatattttcttatcttatcttatcttgtcTTATCTGGTCTTATCTGGTCTTGTCGAAGGTCTGATCTCATCTGATCTAATCTTAGCTTGACGTACATTGAAGTACAGGGCGACCCTGCCATTGTTGGTTTATTTCTCCAGACAGAAGAGGGCGAGGCACCTGACAGCACTACGAAGTGCCCATCGCAGCGTCGTGGAA from Littorina saxatilis isolate snail1 linkage group LG7, US_GU_Lsax_2.0, whole genome shotgun sequence carries:
- the LOC138970157 gene encoding uncharacterized protein, whose amino-acid sequence is MPEEYVLFFPAIPFYSSGKYDHQLVVSTSSNHNATVNASYYHWNGSTLNCKLSHSFTLSLWDEQKQQRLAFERLCTNNNPEENNGPTNLSHIDVAYPQTAALKVSSDDRISIYGYQYFKGVGEHMDGVYVMPTSQSGERHLVVTPPTRTTESPVPLQEQNMKFVHITASKDNTTVTIKLKAGQCDNATVQDDQDPGVRTVNVTLHELRTWTCHDDTDLTGVEVESDKPVAVSSGVVRGALEGGSLCCADHVWALLPPIDSWGTEYVTFPNAPEIASNVTDVYHIVAAEKNTTVRVDCNSTIRFKNALAWVALNTDNRSEGIVSDPDLHTLDTGRFHHIVSDKPIMVTKTARLEPAACMVALTDRRRWSTILTFPMPNVTRWFKSGNGYMFFMTVMAEASQKDNIRINGVKLQDNWTETEEGEAPDSTTKCPSQRRGNCTCPCKPVPVKLTPAERKEQEEAVAAIVEEIKANLTLPKSNLSATVRKRTSAPDARASSAFIGVTLVIVFSLALGLPVVLDLARLVTWLYSKYSSAKREATAAVAQAPTSG